The proteins below come from a single Corynebacterium glyciniphilum AJ 3170 genomic window:
- the argJ gene encoding bifunctional glutamate N-acetyltransferase/amino-acid acetyltransferase ArgJ — MRALGVTAAAGFRAAATTAGIKPSGNPDMALVVNDGPEYTAAAVFTRNRVVASPVKLTRANNDGTFHAVILNAGNANACNGEQGDRDAASTVRAVADKLGVAPSEVAVCSTGLIGDTLPMDKILSGVDTLTTEIRRADAVSPESGTAAAEAIMTTDLVSKQAVYHGDGWSLGGMGKGVGMMAPSLATMLIVLTTDAHVEDPAPALTASTEVTFDCVDIDGSTSTNDTVILMANGASGVTPSEEEFRTAVHAVCLDLAKQLQADAEGVTKRVSITVTGTDSDEEAKVAARVLGRDSLFKCAMFGSDPNWGRTLAAVGMAPVAMEPDRISVSFNGQPVCINATGAPGARDVDLTGPDIDVLVDLGTGGEGTATVWTTDLSHDYVHINSAYSS; from the coding sequence ATCAAGCCGTCGGGTAATCCGGACATGGCCCTCGTCGTCAACGACGGCCCCGAATACACCGCTGCCGCCGTCTTCACCCGCAATCGGGTCGTAGCCTCCCCGGTGAAACTCACCCGCGCCAACAACGACGGGACGTTCCACGCGGTGATTCTGAATGCAGGGAACGCCAACGCCTGCAACGGCGAGCAGGGTGACCGGGATGCAGCGTCGACGGTACGTGCCGTCGCCGACAAACTCGGGGTCGCCCCCTCCGAGGTGGCGGTGTGCTCGACCGGCCTGATCGGGGACACCCTGCCGATGGACAAGATCCTCAGCGGAGTTGACACTCTTACGACAGAGATTCGTCGTGCCGACGCGGTATCCCCGGAGTCCGGCACCGCGGCTGCCGAAGCCATCATGACTACTGATCTGGTCAGTAAGCAGGCCGTCTACCATGGCGACGGTTGGTCTCTCGGCGGTATGGGCAAGGGCGTGGGCATGATGGCTCCGTCCCTCGCCACGATGCTGATCGTTCTGACGACCGACGCTCACGTCGAAGATCCCGCACCAGCTCTCACGGCATCCACGGAGGTCACCTTCGACTGTGTCGACATCGACGGTTCCACCTCCACCAATGACACCGTCATCCTCATGGCCAACGGTGCCTCGGGCGTGACCCCGTCGGAGGAGGAGTTCCGCACCGCGGTGCACGCTGTCTGCCTGGATCTCGCCAAGCAGCTCCAGGCGGATGCGGAAGGTGTGACCAAGCGGGTATCCATCACCGTGACCGGTACGGACTCCGATGAGGAGGCGAAGGTCGCGGCCCGTGTCCTCGGTCGTGACAGTTTGTTCAAGTGTGCGATGTTCGGTTCTGACCCCAACTGGGGGCGGACGCTCGCAGCGGTGGGTATGGCGCCAGTAGCCATGGAGCCTGACCGGATTTCGGTCAGCTTCAACGGTCAGCCTGTCTGCATTAACGCCACCGGCGCGCCCGGGGCCCGCGACGTCGATCTCACTGGCCCCGACATCGATGTGCTGGTGGATCTCGGAACCGGGGGAGAAGGCACGGCTACGGTCTGGACCACTGACCTCTCGCACGACTACGTGCACATCAATTCCGCCTACAGCTCATAG